A part of Paenibacillus donghaensis genomic DNA contains:
- a CDS encoding rhamnogalacturonan acetylesterase, whose amino-acid sequence MTSYQFDFGLQAAASGYTKVSPETLYTQELGYGFTAGSTVYGRSRGGVDPLRNDFCIPHKAVFLADIPDGVYRISLLLGDLIADTSTVIRAGEGKFVLDTLNVPSGQFLRDGFSLCIRSGQLRLSFSGAAPRINALEIVPDLEGLTVFVAGDSTVTDQPEDGYPYAGWGQMLPGFFKPGVAVDNRALSGRSTRSFIHEGLFSGIMADIRPRDYLFIQFGHNDSKVDEARHTEPFTTYKENLLTMITEARSAGAIPVLVTSMHRRNFDADGVIRDSHGDYPVAMRELAAAEQVPLIDLHEKSRRLFEAYGPEGSKDLFMWSYPGEFIQHPAGVQDNTHFQILGGRLLAELVVEGIREAGLHDLVIYLRQG is encoded by the coding sequence TTGACTTCTTATCAGTTTGATTTTGGTCTTCAAGCTGCAGCCTCCGGTTACACGAAAGTGTCGCCGGAGACGCTGTATACCCAAGAGCTGGGTTATGGATTCACGGCAGGGTCCACGGTTTATGGACGTTCCCGGGGAGGGGTTGATCCTCTGCGCAATGACTTCTGTATTCCCCATAAGGCGGTATTCCTGGCAGATATTCCGGATGGCGTGTACCGGATATCCCTGCTTCTTGGCGATTTGATTGCCGACACCAGCACGGTTATCCGGGCTGGGGAAGGCAAATTTGTGTTGGATACGCTGAATGTGCCCTCCGGACAGTTCCTGCGGGACGGGTTCTCGCTGTGCATCCGGAGCGGGCAGCTTCGACTCTCCTTCTCGGGAGCGGCACCACGCATCAATGCGCTGGAGATTGTACCGGATCTCGAAGGGCTGACTGTATTTGTGGCCGGCGATTCCACCGTGACGGATCAGCCGGAGGACGGTTACCCGTATGCAGGCTGGGGACAGATGCTTCCCGGTTTCTTCAAGCCTGGCGTTGCTGTAGACAACCGCGCATTGTCCGGGCGTAGTACACGCAGCTTCATCCATGAAGGGCTGTTCAGCGGAATTATGGCTGACATCCGCCCGCGTGATTATCTGTTCATCCAATTTGGCCACAATGACTCCAAAGTGGATGAAGCGCGTCATACCGAGCCCTTCACCACGTATAAGGAGAACCTGCTCACGATGATTACCGAGGCCCGCAGCGCAGGTGCCATTCCGGTATTGGTTACCTCCATGCACCGGCGTAATTTCGACGCCGATGGGGTAATCAGAGATAGCCATGGCGACTATCCGGTAGCCATGAGAGAACTGGCCGCCGCAGAGCAGGTGCCGCTGATCGATCTGCATGAGAAGAGTCGCCGGCTGTTTGAAGCCTATGGACCGGAAGGCTCGAAGGATCTGTTTATGTGGAGCTATCCGGGGGAATTTATTCAGCATCCTGCCGGTGTGCAGGATAATACTCATTTCCAGATCCTTGGCGGGCGTCTGCTGGCCGAATTGGTAGTGGAAGGCATCCGTGAAGCCGGACTGCATGACCTTGTGATTTATTTGCGGCAAGGCTAG